The sequence ATTCAAGTTGTTGTACCTACTCTAGTTTTGAGCTTGTTGTTGCTTTgcagctcagtgactttgtTGTAGTTTGTCTGGTTCACCAGCTGATTCCAAGTTTAATAGCTTAACAACCACACTTGGGTCCTTTTGTAGACTTCACATGCCTGGAGGTGTTTTTTTGCAAACTCACTAGCATGTTCAGATGTCATGATATGCTTTTTTTCTCGCTGTGAAGGAAATGCAAGTTATTTTTCTGTCAGAGCTTTAATTTCTCTTCAAATTATTTGAttgaattattttatatttgaaatcATAGAGCTGAGAAGCTGATTGGAACCTTAGAGACTTTCAGCTCTGAGAGCAATATCTAGAGCTCAATCAATACTGGATCTTTGGGGCTGATGCTTTTCTATGGACATAGATACACAACAATTCATTGtctttaatattaaacacacgcacacatacacacacacatatatatgttgGTAGATTGTAGGTTGTTGTTCCATTTGTTCTGTAGATGATGGGGTTTGCTCTACATTTTGTTGTTTCTGTTCACGTACAAATGACGAgtataaaaatagtttttcctctttgtttgaGATAAATCTATTGTGCTTTAACCATTTCTTAATGACCCCAGATATTTTTTCTGCAGTATCTGCATCACACGTTTTTGGATCTGTGGATATGATGTCTAATGTGTGCTGATATATTCAATAACCAACAACCTAGGCCCTTACTGGCTGGTATAATATCGACTGATATAATGGTCGCGTTCTAGTGATGTCCGTCATGAAGGCAAAATGACAGCCAATTTCTATCACTCCATTcagttaatttgttttatagACCAGCCATGATCGGGGCTGCATCTGTGGCAGGTCACTAAACTGTtcaaatgatcaaatatttaaaataggTTCATTGTCAAAACAATTAGCTCAAACAATTTGGTAgtacatctgtgtgttttcactatCTACTCCCATGTCAGTATTAAACTCTGTGATGGTTCTTTGGATAAATCAGCTCCACAGCCACAACAATTCACTCAACTACAAATTCTCCTCCAGAATGAGGTTTCATCTTCTTAGCTGTCAGCTTGCTCAACACCGAACTTGCCTGTGTAACTTTGTCTCTGTCAGATTGTGGTCTTGTGAAAGCTTCTTGTTGGGCACTCGACCAAAAAGAATGAACTTCAAATTAACATTCTTCATTTGCCCGTACAACTCATCCAGTTTATCTGCATGTTTCCAGCTTTAATGGAACAGTTGTCCGTTTTCCTCACAGGGAAACCAGAATAGGACCAACCCAAAGGACATATTAGTCTCCTGTTTTTTACTGCTATGAGAACTTTATCTCGCACGCCAAGTCGAACTGTCTCATAGATTGTATACAACCAGAGTTGACCCATGTCTATTATAATtaccttttttcttcttgttttgacTAATCATTGCATCACTATAGTTGTTTGATTGTGACACACGGCACTAACAGATACTGACAATGAACtaatataaaaatgtgtgaATGCTCATTTGAGTTTATTTAGGAAGCTCCTGCTACCAAGCTGTTATCAGACATCACACAAATAAACCCTTGTGAAGCAGACTCTAGTACAATCTGTAACTATCGTATACTGTATGTAAGACTAAGCCATAACTAGCTTAAGTCAACAGACTTCTGTGTTTATGGTGTTGTGAACCTTTGCCCTCCAAACCTGTGGCTCCCTGTCCATCCCAGAATGCATTTGGTTTATGTATGTCTCTCACATTTTTGTCTTGCCTTTCCGCAGATGTCTTTATTTGTAACAAAAAATTACGTTGTGCTATTAATATCCCACAGTGTCTTTCAGGAGTTAAGGTGACGGCCCTGCAGCTGACACATGGGGGTCAGCCATACAGTACACTATGTGGCAACAGAGCTAGACTTAAGCCGATGTCTCTAATTGGATCAGGACTAAGCAGGCCTGGTTATGACAGATCTTACATCAGCAGAAGTCTGAGGCTAAAGGCTCAGGTCTTACTTTGAATTGGATGGGTTTTTTCTCCTGGAGAATCATGACTCGACTGTTGAGTCTGTTTTACCCTTCAttgagaaaatgtttgttttatgtgcttgtgtgttcaGGCACATTCAGGACCCCGCCAGCCAGAGACTGACGTGGAACAAGCCACCAAAAAGTGTCCTTGTCATCAAGAAGATCCGAGATGCCAGTCTGCTTCAGCCTTTCAAAGAGCTCTGCATATTCCTCACAGAGGTATGAGCACATACTGTTCTGCCTTTAACAGCCAACACAGGCAGTGTTTGTGGGATCAAGCTAATGAACCTTACCCCGGGGCCACAGAGCAGGCGGATGCTTGAGAAGCGCCACGAAATGCTGTTTGCTTCCTTTCGTCGCCCATGTTAAGCAATTGGGCATTTCACACCGGCAGTGCCTAGAGCGCCCTTCTATTTCTCCAaccaatattttgacatttaaaaatatatttaacgtAATGGAAAAATGTTCTCAAAAATCTAAAGAGGTAGGGGTGTTTTCAGAACATACTAGCGCATTGATGGGTATGGGTTGATGTGTATATGGGTATGTGTATATCACTAAACACTACTGATATCATGGGGGTGTAATCTGGCCTGAGTATAAATTGGCCTAGGCCATAATATACCCAGGGTATAATCTAGCCTAGGCCCCTTTAACCCAAGGTATAATCCGGCTAAATTCAGTTTTTGCAACTGACAACATCTCCTGAATACACTTATTCTACaactatattttattttcccatCTTTAAAAGGACATTAGGTCAACTGACCACTTTATTCTAGGCATGGatatagatatttaaaaaaaatgctgcagAGAATATCACTAACAATGTATCATTTTGTGTTGTTCCAGGTGAAAGACATGATTGTTTACGTAGAAAACAAAGTTCTGGACGACCCGGCCATTTCAGGAGATGAAAACTTTGGGGCCATTACCAAGAAATTCTGCACTTTTAGTGAGGGTATGAAAACCAGCCTGTCTATAttgtgattatatatatatacatataacacAACGCTGTATATGAACAAAAATCATATGAAGTTTTAGATAAGATATTTAACTGATTTACTGACTGTTTTTGGGGTTTCCTTTCCAAGATCTTGACGACATCTCAAACCGTGTAGACTTCATCATCTGTCTTGGTGGAGATGGAACGTTGCTGTATGCATCTTCACTTTTCCAGGTATTTAACACCTGACACTTAAACCACATCCCACGGGGTTTTGCACATTTACAGCTATAAAGTAACTTTTTGTACCTTACACTCTAAGCAGTTTACTGTCCTTACATTTTATACATGCTTGTGTTGCCTTTCTTTTCCAtgattgtaaagcactttagcTCAAccactgttgtttttaatgtgctgtataaataaatctcTGTTCCTCTGTTATTTGAAGGAGAGCGTCCCACCAGTTATGGCCTTCCACCTGGGCTCCCTAGGCTTCCTGACACCATTTAAATTTGACAGCTACCAGTCTCAGGTCACCCAAATTATTGAAGGTATTGAATCTTCAGCCTTTTTCTTCAACATTAAACCGCCTGCTCAGCTTCCAAAACGTTTTTGTTATGCTCCAGTTTTCCTTTACAGAGGAAACACCATATAAATGCATGTGTAATCTTGACAGGTAACGCTGCCCTTGTCCTGCGAAGTCGTTTGAAGGTGAAGGTGCTTAAAGAGAACTGGGAGAAGAAGGCCAGAGTGGACGAAAAGGGCATCATCCTGACCAATGGGGACATTGAAAGTAGCCGCAAAGCCATTCAGTATCAGGTAATATGTTCATCCGTTCATGTTGGTGGATTTACAAACCACCACTAAGTGGAGTGGTTGGAGGCAAATAACATCCACAGTAATcacaacagtaaaaacacaaatattttctgTGCCGACCACGAAAATGTCCATGAGAAGAACAGCTCAAGcatgtgatgtcatcaaaaTGACTTGGTTGTATTCTGTTGGCTTTAAACCTGTTGTTCAAGACCTACATGAGCAAAAAGTCTTTAGAGCTGCTTACGAacttgcactgaactctgcagttccTCTCTACTTGTTCCGGGGGAGGTGCATATGTAGGTCAGTTTAGGTTTCAAGATGTAATTTAGGGAGCTGACTAAAGACCTTTGTGTGACTTACGTATGTCCTGTCATTATCACCTGCGAGGACTGTGTCTGCCTATACTTGACATTAATTGTGTCGTAGATGGACGTTTTTCTGACATCTGTTTGATAAGCCTAACTGGATAAACCAGTTCATATCGTTATGGTTTTACTACCAGTATCACCAACTTTAGGCGCAGTACTCCACACTGGTCTTATGGCCAAAAATGGACATCCTAATCTTTCAAACCATTCGAGCAATCCTGTGAACTTCTTCCGCTGCTTTTTTACTTATTGACAAAGGAAAAATTTTGGTCGCACTTCAAAGATTTGAATGGTTGCGCTCTGGACCCCTGTACTAGTATAGTAGTATTGCAATAATAATATTGAACATTTCTCTCAAACAAACCATTTTGGAGCCACTGGTATAGACATATGATTAAAAGTAATGTAGACACTGGAGTAGACTGGTTTCTACAAAAGTAAATATGTGAATatattgttttctgtgtgtgtcaggtacTAAACGAGGTGGTGGTGGACAGAGGACCTTCCTCCTATCTCTCCAATGTCGACCTCTTCCTGGACGGACACCTCATTACCACAGTGCAGGCAGATGGTGAGTGGGCCGATCATCTGTCTTTTGGTTCAAGGGTCTGAGACGATGTAAACGCCTCAGACACAGAGATCAGATCAGATAGATCACACAATATTACTCACAATAACACTTTTGATTCCTCTAGTCGTGATATTGAGTCTTCAtacagtttttgtttgtgtgtcctcaggtgtaATAGTATCTACACCTACAGGAAGTACAGCGTATGCTGTGGCAGCTGGAGCCTCCATGATCCATCCCAATGTCCCGGCCATCATGATCACCCCCATCTGCCCCCACTCGCTCTCCTTCAGACCAATCGTGGTGCCGGCAGGGGTGGAACTCAAGGTATTTACACCCACTGAGTCATGGAGGTGTAACTGTTTTCACTGAAATCTCAATTTGTGGAGTTTCTTCCCTAATAATTAGCATTTATAGAACGGTTTAGATGAAGATGCTACATATATGCATTAACTGCTTTCAGACTTGGGTCCGGTTGTTTTTCTGAAATTTTCGAGTGTGCCACTGTAAGAATGCAGCAGAACATTTTCTGGACAAATCCCAATATGTGCTTGTATCTTTATTTCCAATGTAGATCATGTTGTCTCGTGAGGCCAGAAACACAGCCTGGGTGTCATTTGATGGAAGGAAGAGACAAGAGATCTGCCATGGAGACAGGTTAGTCCACATACACCACTCCATAACAAAAAACTGAACTGACATAATAGTAGCCATTGTTCCTTTCAGAATTTGAAACGAGGATTTATTTTAAGTGCCGTTTGCTACTTTACTTTGGTAGTAAAAGAAGTGGCGATGCCATCATTGTTGTTTGGCGTGGCCCAGgttaaaccctttgaaaaacaTATACAGAGAATGAATCTCACAGAACTTCTGTAATTATCTAGGTTGACAGGCAGAactgtaaaacaacacaaatacatcCAGGAAAACAGAAGAATTACAATTGAGAAATAGGCAAATATCGGACATATTAGCTAGCTCTGGGTAAGTCTACACTACCAACAACCATGTCTTCTTCACCGCTCTAAAAACAGGACTTGCCACCGACAGTACAAAGCAACTGTGTTTTGGAGCggtgaagaagaagtgatttgtGGCTAAATAAATTTTCTGTTTTATCCTGGTAGAACTAACATACTCTAACGTGGTATCGGATCAATACATAGATTTGTGTATTCACTGATGACCTGGTATTTTCGGCAGAATCTGAGGCATTTCAGAAGATGGTGTCTGTATTGGAATATCTTTAGATATAATAGTTGAAGAAGAGTAAAGGAGCAAAATGGATAATGGTTATGTGGATATGGATAATAATTTTAAATCCCTCAGCACTTGCAGGTTTTGTTATGTAACCTCATCAACCTGCTTAACGGGCTAAAGTCCTTTTGTGAAACTCATCCGCAGATAATCACCTTCCTGCTTCTTGTAAAACGTCTGCCCTTCATTTAGAGTTATTGAAGCATATTTCAACAAACACCCAGTGTTGCTACAGGGGGAATTTGTGTTGCTGCATCTGGTGTCAACACCTCCTCCTTTGTTCTCATTATTACAAATACCTGTACTTTCCCTTGGTTTTGGCCTTTGCAACACAAAGGCCCCCTCACACTTTTTTCCATCCCTCTTCCAGTATTACCATCACCACTTCCTGCTTCCCTGTTCCCTCCATCTGTTTCCGGGACCCGGTCAACGACTGGTTCGAGAGCCTGGCACAGTGTTTACACTGGAACGTGAGGAAGAAGCAGAACTACCTCAGCTCGGAGGACGAGGAGTTCTGAGGCCTGCTCCGGGATCTTCAGGGTCTTTTCCAAGGTCTCCATGACTCTAAAGTCCTGGTCTTAACTCGACCGCGCTCTGTGCCGTTTTAAAACTCTCACCAAACTCAATTCAAATAGTCACTACGACGTCGCCCCTTATTCGAATTAATGACTccataaaatattgttttataataATGGGTTAAAAAGAACTTTGACTGTTGTTCATGTTTAAGTCTGGCAGAATGAAAGtgtaagaaaaacaggaaaactaTGAAAACCCCAAAGTTTTCAgtgaaaatcaaacaaactagATAAATaaggcatttaaaaaataaataattaggtTAAACTGAAAAAATTCAAGATCAATACTTGTTTGTTTTGCCACGTTTAATGTAAATTATAATGAAAGTGTGTGCTAATTGCGATGTTGGAGCTGAGATCCGAGACTTGTGATTGGCTGAAACTGCAACTCGGCTGTCTTGAAAAGGGACTTTCAAGTGAGTGgcagagaatttttttttgaaaatctCTTAGCAAAAATTGAATATAAACTTCATGAAAGTAAAAATTATGAAGTATATTATAaccattcattttttaaatgttttattaacttACAAAACTATTTACAAAAACTATTTCTTGAACTCTTTGGGGCTCCATAGTAAACAAATCTGATCAGTCAATGTCAGAGACTCAGGATTGCACAGCCTGAGGTGTATGCTAGAAATATGCAGCGGTCATGAGGAGTCAAATTCCTTAAAGGTTCAGGATCTGATGTGTGAGCTCATTAAAATAGTCGATTTCTTTGAATGGAGTTTGGAGTCACTGTCGGTCCAGGATTGTCCCGagtcctctgtttgttttttgaaaaagtTTTGCCTTTTTTCTAATGCAACTtgtcaaaatgcagtttttggATGAAGTTTTCCTGAAAAGGGTAAATGTTCGAGTCTGGGATGATCTTGGGACTGCAGCACACCGGGACAGTTGTGGAGGAGAGTTACTACGATGCTCCTGGGGGGCGTTATCAAGTCTGCTCTTGCACTTTTTAATCTTTGAGACAGACGACAGGGACACAGccacaacaacaggatgttCTCTCAGTAGAGGTGAAGGACGAGTTGCACTTTCGTGGAAAATTCTCTAGAAAGAATCAGTTAAaacctgttttctgtttgtcaaatcaggaaaaactgaaaactgtaTGTTTCACACAACATGTAGGTTCATCCTGATTCACACATCTACTAGCCAATCGTGGCCCAACTGTACAGACTGTGCCTTAAACACTGCTATCATTAATGTatagaaatataatttttcaaGGTTTACATCATGGTAATTTTTTAAGAATCACACGTGCACAGATTTGTGCATTTTCTCTCTGATGCTTCATGTCGACTTTTGTCCTCGCTGTCTGCAGAAGGTTTTTGTGTCGTCGAGTGTTGGACAAAATGTTGAGTGCGACTCATTCCAGGCAAAGAGACAATAGTTCAGGTGTCTTCAGcatctttttaacatttttaaaaatgtcttttaaagcCATAGCAGATCTCTGTGTAGTTTTTATAGACTGATGTCTGTGGGTTGTgggtggtgttgtgtgtttgtccaggGACTGATCATAACTTTGATGCATCCTTGCTTCTCAGTTTGCTACCTGTCTGCCTCAGCTGAGGTGGCCTACCTTTCATATCTTTACAGATATCATGTGTagatgttaatatatatatatatttaccagTATATAGTCAATTGGCATAACGTGTTTGGTTAAAAAGATGAAACTGTGGAGTCGACCTGTTGAAACTATCCAGCGGACCAAGCGAGCTCTGAAAGGCAATCATTCCTTTAACTCCTGTACATACAGCCATGTTTCAATAAGATGTTTATTAACCAGTTTACAATGTGTTATTGCGGAAAATAAATCTATTTGGtacctgctttttttttttttttactttaaaagctATTTAGTTGTCAATGCTATGTTGATGAAGACAAGTTTTGATTCCATAACTACGTTTTTCTGCCATTTGTAATTGGTCAGAAAAGTACTTGTACCGTCAAGTACTgagataaacaaataaagcCAAAGTTACTCTAACAGTCTGGTTTTCACATGAAGTTAATTTAACGTGTGAGAGTGGAAACTGCCACACGACCTGGTCTGATTCCAACGCTGCTCTGATCTGTTTGGTCCCAGTGAAACTTCTGGTTCTTCTCAGCTCTGGCAACTCTTCTCTGAAAGTGCTTTTCACTTGTGTATCTCTAAGAGCCTCTTTTGTATCAGTCGGTTTGTGAATGTTTCTAATATGAACTCTGCTATTTTACTTTACAAAGCACTTGAATAAAACCGAGAGAAAGTTATGTTTCGTGCTGTTTCTCATCTGAATCCATCCCGGTCCTTGGGCTCGTGTCAGTCAGCTTGTTGACTCTGTCCTCTAAGTTGAGGagaatttaaataatattcaaaataaaaagaaattagCTGGATACTGGTTGTTTCTGAGCACGTTTTAAAACTGTTATGGCCCAATAACTTGCAACAAATCCAAACAATCaaggttttttatattttaaaccttcaataaaaaacactttcagtTCGTTAAGGTGCAGTAGAAAGGTTAGAAAAAacattagaataaaataaatcaatacaacATTCCAGTGTGTAGATTCACAAGATATGCGTtgcaatttaaaaaagcaaCTTTGGCTTCAGCACATaaaatgttttcagacatgaactctgcagGCGCTCCGCACAGTGACTTCacctttcacacatgagcaACGAAGAAGGAGATCCTCCGCTCGGACACGTTAACAACACAGGAACCATCATCTGGTTTGGTTTACATCGACACCCGCCTCTTACACCAAAgtctctctttgttttctttttagcttttttaatctgttttgaGTTTGTCACGTGTTAGAGacgtcatcaacacacatcACTCGCTCGTGGTGAATCCTCGAGCTGGGAGGAGACACTATGGAGAATGTCCGGTagttatccagagttcagtgcatgtgcaagaaaatgttactttcttgattctcgtggttctgggtttgtaccctcatggttcaatgcacttattgtaagatgccttggataaaagcgtcagctaaatgaaatgtaatgtaatgtctaAAAGCAGCACTAGAAGTAAGTTAAAAACCATTGTGGGGTTTTACATAGTGTACAACAGGCACAGTGACAAAAGAGATGTTAGCTCAATACAGTTAGATCTGCACATTAGGC comes from Pleuronectes platessa chromosome 6, fPlePla1.1, whole genome shotgun sequence and encodes:
- the nadka gene encoding NAD kinase isoform X3 gives rise to the protein MCALMKFNQLQDVSANHSDNKVWKWHIQDPASQRLTWNKPPKSVLVIKKIRDASLLQPFKELCIFLTEVKDMIVYVENKVLDDPAISGDENFGAITKKFCTFSEDLDDISNRVDFIICLGGDGTLLYASSLFQESVPPVMAFHLGSLGFLTPFKFDSYQSQVTQIIEGNAALVLRSRLKVKVLKENWEKKARVDEKGIILTNGDIESSRKAIQYQVLNEVVVDRGPSSYLSNVDLFLDGHLITTVQADGVIVSTPTGSTAYAVAAGASMIHPNVPAIMITPICPHSLSFRPIVVPAGVELKIMLSREARNTAWVSFDGRKRQEICHGDSITITTSCFPVPSICFRDPVNDWFESLAQCLHWNVRKKQNYLSSEDEEF
- the nadka gene encoding NAD kinase isoform X2, yielding MLRRRAQSLHGPSPVTTFGPKACMLQNPHTVMHIQDPASQRLTWNKPPKSVLVIKKIRDASLLQPFKELCIFLTEVKDMIVYVENKVLDDPAISGDENFGAITKKFCTFSEDLDDISNRVDFIICLGGDGTLLYASSLFQESVPPVMAFHLGSLGFLTPFKFDSYQSQVTQIIEGNAALVLRSRLKVKVLKENWEKKARVDEKGIILTNGDIESSRKAIQYQVLNEVVVDRGPSSYLSNVDLFLDGHLITTVQADGVIVSTPTGSTAYAVAAGASMIHPNVPAIMITPICPHSLSFRPIVVPAGVELKIMLSREARNTAWVSFDGRKRQEICHGDSITITTSCFPVPSICFRDPVNDWFESLAQCLHWNVRKKQNYLSSEDEEF
- the nadka gene encoding NAD kinase isoform X1, with amino-acid sequence MDSGEEVRVETPPYCCSTCDGGEVARRNLARRNRKARSLSTSSASSSSDHRRAQSLHGPSPVTTFGPKACMLQNPHTVMHIQDPASQRLTWNKPPKSVLVIKKIRDASLLQPFKELCIFLTEVKDMIVYVENKVLDDPAISGDENFGAITKKFCTFSEDLDDISNRVDFIICLGGDGTLLYASSLFQESVPPVMAFHLGSLGFLTPFKFDSYQSQVTQIIEGNAALVLRSRLKVKVLKENWEKKARVDEKGIILTNGDIESSRKAIQYQVLNEVVVDRGPSSYLSNVDLFLDGHLITTVQADGVIVSTPTGSTAYAVAAGASMIHPNVPAIMITPICPHSLSFRPIVVPAGVELKIMLSREARNTAWVSFDGRKRQEICHGDSITITTSCFPVPSICFRDPVNDWFESLAQCLHWNVRKKQNYLSSEDEEF